The segment GATGCTCTGCTAGCTCCCCATCGACGAAACAATCGTTCTGAAAAGGCCGAACAACATACTCCAATCGCTCGATGTCGCGGGTACCGGAAACGGTCCAGCGATAGATGCCAAAGACATATATGCCAGGCTCAAAACCTTGCACCTCAAATGCGGCAAGGTCGATCGCTGAAACCGGGAACTTTGCCGGGCTTTTGCCCGCTTGGCGAAGACGATCGGTGACAAATCGAATCAGTGGATGATCCTGCGTTACACGCTCAAAAGCACTGGACGGATTTCCCTGACGGTTCTCGAAGAGCAATGGTTTAGGACGTTGACTCAACAGCTGGCTTCGCCCCTGTAAGCGATACAGATCTACAAACTCAGCGAACTCGACTCGAGCCTGCACGGAAAGCTCAAGGTCATATTCCATTGGGTCTCGATCAGACGGCACAAAACGTGAGCCGGGATAGTGCACGATCAAAAAATCACGTGCATAGCTCAACAAGTCTTCCCCCCGGATGTACCGGCCCAACTCCTTGGCAGCCCGCACCTTGTTCTGGATGAAGTCACTATGCGCGATTAACTGAGTAGCCTGAGCCTCGAGCTCCTCTTGCTGCCGATTGGTGTTTTCAATCGCGAGGCTGGCTTGATTGATACGTTGAGTCTCTTCTTCCGGAGTCAGCTTATGGGTAAGTAGGTCTTGAGTTAGCTCCCGAATTTGCTCTCCAAGAATCCCCTCCATACTACCCAACGCGCACGTGAATATATTCAGCCTATCCAGCAAGCGGTCATAGACTCGTTCGTCGATGGTGTCGGCATACATAAAATTCCAGATCATGATCCGCTCAGCTTCCTGGCCGATGCGGTCAATTCGACCTATCCGCTGCTCAATGCGCATTGGGTTCCAAGGAAGATCGTAGTTGATGACCAAGCTGGAGAACTGTAAATCGACCCCCTCTGAAGCCACTTCAGAAGACAACAGAATACTGGGGCCCTGAGGTTCTTGAAAGCGCGCCAGCGCCTGCTGTTTATCCATGCCCCCCTGGACCAACACAGAGGCATAGCCATCTTCACGTAAACGTTCAGCAAGGTAGGCCAGGGTCTGCCGGTAGAACGCAAATAAGACTACCTTTTTACCTGGGTTGTCAGCCCAATAGATACGCAGATTCTTCAGCAACTCAGCGTACTTGCTATCGTTGTGCCTCAGCGTTTCGTAATCGCCCACCTCTCGGGCAATATCCACCAACGCCGAGAGCAGCGACCCCATCTCATCAGGCTGTGGTGCCTTCTCTTCCAGCAGATCACCTTGTAAGTCATACAAGGTCTCCTCAAGTTCATCCTGCTCCAGAGCAGCATGTTTTTTCTGCCAGGCTCGGCAGGCTGCCGCCATACAGCTGGACATCTGTCGCTGCGGGATAGTCAGCATGAAGCCAGTGGATACAGCACGCGCCACACAGTACCCACGAATCGCTTCAGTGACCTGCTCGTAAAAATCGGACTCACTACCGCTCATGGTTGCGCGGATCGCGTATGGCGCACGCACTACCCGCCCTTCGTGCACGTCCCGTTTTAGGGTACGGGTCACTACCTTACTGAGCGGGTTTATTCGGTCTAGTTGATCAGCCAGCTCTGCCCGCCCTTTGGGATCGGCCAATCTCTTGTTACTGGGGGCATGCCCCCGCAGATAGGTGATCTGCTCGTTATCCTCGAAAAAGCGTGCTTCAAGCGCCTCATCCAGGCCTTCGACAAAATCCGTGCGCGTAATTGGCCCAGCCAAAATTCGATCTCGCAACCTTACAATAGGAGCATTAGCCTCAAGGCTGTATCGAAAGCTCTCCTCGTAGGGGAAGGCATCTTCGTCGATCAGATTGAGCAGGTTGAATAAGTCTGAACTGCGCAGTTGGATGGGTGTGGCCGAAAGCATGACCAGACTTGAGGCTACGGGGCGAAGCAACCGTCCCAACAGATTGGTCTGAGTACCCTTGTTACGCAGATAGTGCGCCTCATCGACCACAACCATATCCAGCAACGGCTCGTCCACCTCTGCATCTTCGAGAAATCTGGCCAATTTAGCAGCAGAGCGCTGACTGACTTGATCCGGCGAATTGAAGCCACGAGGTGGGCGCAACCCTTGCATGCTCGCGATGACCGCGAAGCCATCCTGTGGTCGCTCCCGCACTGCCTGAAGCTTCTTCAGCAAATCTCCTGCATCGACCATCTCCGCCAGCACACCAAAGCGGTTGGCCAGCTCATCACGCCACTTCTCCCTCAACATAGCCGGGCAAACAACCAATAATCTCTTTGCATCCAATCGCGCGCGCAATTCAGTCCAAATCAAGCCAGCCTCAATGGTTTTGCCTAGACCCACTTCATCAGCAATCAGAATGCCGTTGCAGGGCGAATCGAGAAACTGCAACACCGGCTTGAATTGATACGCCAGAAACTGGGTATTGGTAGTGTTGAGGCTGTAGATCAAGTTGGCCAGCTTGCCACTGAGCCGGTGAAAAGTAATCGCCGCCCGCAGGTCATCCTCGCCACTGAACCGTCCCCGTTCAATACATTCGTAGGGGCGTAGAGGCTTGTTTTCAACTTTTTCGAGGGTCGAGGGCAAAACGAAATCCTCGCTGCCATCGAGAAACGAAACCAACACCCGCTGTCGATGTGCAGGGCCATCGGTTTCGTTACCCAAGATGCCGAGCCGCGCCGGATTGGCTTTCAGCCTGACCTTGTCGCCTGGATTCAGAATGCTCACTCCGGAGCTCCCTGCATTTTCCGAATTAACCTATCTGATTCCATGCTCAGCTCAGCCCCTTCAAATGTTTCAATGAGCTGACCTGGGAAATGCTTTTCGTACCACTCAAGCTTGGTTTCCCGATGGTTGCGGTAACCCTCGTCGGAAATCATGCCCCAGTGCTCCCAGATGTACGTTTGCCCTTGGCAATGAACCAGGAAGTCAGGCAGGTAAAATGTTCCATCTTTCGCGTATAGAGGCTGCTCATACTCGAAGGGAAGTTCACGCTCGAACAGCATGTTCGCGATGATGACCTCTGACTTCGATCGCACCATGAACTGGGCAAGCGTATGATGAATTTTGCCCTCCTCATACCAATCACACTTTCTGCTGAGCAGTTGCGAAACAGGCCTCATATCAAACAGTGAGGAGTTGATAACTACCAGATGTGACGCTTCAGGGCGACGCAGAGTTAACAGTGGGGAAAGGTCTTCTTCGATCAGAAGCGTGCAGTGCTTTTTGGCACGCGTCAGACCGGTATAGA is part of the Pseudomonas sp. ML2-2023-3 genome and harbors:
- a CDS encoding SNF2-related protein encodes the protein MSILNPGDKVRLKANPARLGILGNETDGPAHRQRVLVSFLDGSEDFVLPSTLEKVENKPLRPYECIERGRFSGEDDLRAAITFHRLSGKLANLIYSLNTTNTQFLAYQFKPVLQFLDSPCNGILIADEVGLGKTIEAGLIWTELRARLDAKRLLVVCPAMLREKWRDELANRFGVLAEMVDAGDLLKKLQAVRERPQDGFAVIASMQGLRPPRGFNSPDQVSQRSAAKLARFLEDAEVDEPLLDMVVVDEAHYLRNKGTQTNLLGRLLRPVASSLVMLSATPIQLRSSDLFNLLNLIDEDAFPYEESFRYSLEANAPIVRLRDRILAGPITRTDFVEGLDEALEARFFEDNEQITYLRGHAPSNKRLADPKGRAELADQLDRINPLSKVVTRTLKRDVHEGRVVRAPYAIRATMSGSESDFYEQVTEAIRGYCVARAVSTGFMLTIPQRQMSSCMAAACRAWQKKHAALEQDELEETLYDLQGDLLEEKAPQPDEMGSLLSALVDIAREVGDYETLRHNDSKYAELLKNLRIYWADNPGKKVVLFAFYRQTLAYLAERLREDGYASVLVQGGMDKQQALARFQEPQGPSILLSSEVASEGVDLQFSSLVINYDLPWNPMRIEQRIGRIDRIGQEAERIMIWNFMYADTIDERVYDRLLDRLNIFTCALGSMEGILGEQIRELTQDLLTHKLTPEEETQRINQASLAIENTNRQQEELEAQATQLIAHSDFIQNKVRAAKELGRYIRGEDLLSYARDFLIVHYPGSRFVPSDRDPMEYDLELSVQARVEFAEFVDLYRLQGRSQLLSQRPKPLLFENRQGNPSSAFERVTQDHPLIRFVTDRLRQAGKSPAKFPVSAIDLAAFEVQGFEPGIYVFGIYRWTVSGTRDIERLEYVVRPFQNDCFVDGELAEHLVNTAALCGSQWLSVANELDTEAAAAYFDACRDQLDERFDEFQSAQGREDRDRLKMMKKALQSHLDKQVERLITTIQSHRSSGEERRMRMIPAAEGKLKKLRNRFQERIAELELKSGGSSDKNFVTGGVIRLL